A region of Streptomyces cinnamoneus DNA encodes the following proteins:
- a CDS encoding vWA domain-containing protein, with protein MSGNQNYINHVALVLDASSSMSHLSRKVIEVADQQIAYLARRSKELDQETRVTVYVFADKVECVIYDKDVLRMPSLKQLYRVGGMTALLAATLKSQRELAQTAQLYGDHSFLTFVLTDGQENASHHCPDVSTKNPRELVQAVAQLIATQEDNWTLAVLVPDQMGKREAMQCGFPKDNIAIWDATSTQGLEDAGHVIQQATENFMVGRAQGIRGSRAVFSTGAEAVNKDTIEAAGLTPVNPSEYQLIPVAREAAIREWVIECGHTYRTGCAFYQLSKSEKIQARKQIAVLEKKTDRVYTGPQARALLGLPDAEARVKPDHNDDFTIFVQSTSVNRKLVPHTRLLLMI; from the coding sequence ATGTCCGGAAACCAGAACTACATCAACCACGTTGCCCTCGTGCTGGATGCCAGTTCGTCCATGTCGCACCTGAGCCGCAAGGTCATCGAAGTCGCCGACCAGCAGATTGCGTATCTGGCCCGCCGGTCGAAGGAACTGGACCAGGAGACCCGCGTCACGGTGTACGTCTTCGCGGACAAGGTGGAGTGCGTCATCTACGACAAGGACGTGCTGCGGATGCCGTCTCTGAAGCAGCTGTACCGGGTCGGTGGAATGACGGCTCTCCTGGCGGCCACCCTCAAGTCGCAGCGAGAGCTGGCGCAGACCGCTCAACTGTACGGCGACCACAGTTTCCTGACGTTCGTGCTGACCGACGGGCAGGAGAACGCAAGCCACCACTGCCCGGATGTCTCTACCAAGAACCCGCGTGAACTAGTACAGGCCGTGGCCCAGTTGATCGCGACGCAGGAGGACAACTGGACGCTGGCCGTCCTTGTCCCGGACCAGATGGGCAAGCGCGAAGCCATGCAGTGCGGCTTCCCGAAGGACAACATCGCCATCTGGGACGCCACCAGCACCCAGGGCTTGGAGGACGCCGGGCACGTCATCCAACAGGCCACCGAGAACTTCATGGTGGGCCGCGCCCAGGGCATCCGGGGATCGCGGGCGGTGTTCTCCACGGGCGCAGAGGCAGTCAACAAGGACACCATCGAGGCAGCCGGTCTCACCCCTGTCAATCCGTCGGAGTACCAGCTGATTCCCGTGGCCCGCGAAGCGGCCATCCGGGAATGGGTCATCGAATGCGGACACACTTACCGTACCGGCTGCGCGTTCTACCAGCTGAGCAAATCGGAGAAGATCCAGGCACGGAAGCAGATCGCGGTGCTGGAAAAGAAGACCGACCGGGTATACACGGGACCGCAGGCCCGAGCTCTGCTCGGCCTGCCGGACGCGGAAGCCCGCGTCAAGCCGGACCACAACGACGACTTCACGATCTTCGTGCAAAGCACCAGCGTGAACCGGAAGCTGGTACCGCACACGCGGCTCCTGCTTATGATCTGA